TTCACTACGGACAGGCAGTTTTTGAAGGAATGAAAGCCTTTAAGGATGATAATGGTAAAGTATTCTTGTTTCGGCCGGAAGATAACCTTATCAGAATTAATAAATCGTCCAAACGAATGGCGATACCTGAATTTCCGAAAGATCTATTTTTTGAGGCCTTGCATAAATTACTCGAATTGGACAGTGCCTGGGTGAAGCCGGGTGTTGGTAATTCACTTTATTTGCGACCGTTTGCAATGGCTACCGAAGTGGGTGTTTCGGCATCACCTTCAAATGAATACAAATTCATTATTTTACTCTCTCCTGTGAATGCCTATTACTCGGGAGATGTACGTGTTCTTATAGCCGAAAAATACAGCCGTTCCGCCAATGGAGGCGTTGGATTTGCAAAGGCAGCCGGTAACTACGGCGCTCAATTCTATCCAACCAATCTGGCGCGTGAAAAGGGTTTCCAACAAGTAATTTGGACAGATGCCAATGAGCATGAATATTTGGAAGAGGCAGGAACCATGAATGTCTTTTTCAGAATAAACGACACTTTAATAACGGCACCAACCGGGGATCGTATATTAGACGGAGTTACTCGAAAAAGTGTGATTGCATTAGCAAAACATGACGGGATAACGGTCGAAGAACGCCCTTTGAGTGTGACTGAGCTCGTTGCCGCTGCAAAGGACGGTTCACTAAAAGAAATTTTCGGATCGGGAACAGCCGCAGTAATTAGTCCGGTGAGTGCTTTCGGATATAAAGAGAAGGTATTTGATCTTGAAAAGCAGGAAAACGGATATGCTACCCGATTTAAGAAGGAATTGATGGATATCCAGTACAATCGAAGCGAAGATCCTTTTGGATGGCGTTACGAAGTATAACTAAGCGAATTTCCTAACTATTGCACGATACTTTCAAAAAAGCAACTCTATATATTTATTTATCGAGGATTGCCTGAATGTTGGGTTTAAAATAATTTGGGCCTTTTAATACCTTGCCGTCTTCTCTGTAGATTGGTTTTCCGTCGGCACCCAACTTACTCATATTACTGCGCTGAATTTCAGTAAAGACTTCTTCAATTTTGTGCTGCATGCCGTGCTCAATAATTGTTCCACACAAAATATACAACATATCGCCCAAAGCATCGGCAACTTCCACAAGATCGTTGTTATTAGCGGCCTCAAGATATTCTTCATTTTCCTCCCTCATTAACTTGTATCGCAACAAATTTTTTGGTTCACCCAGGTCGGCCTTGGGCGTCTCTCTGCTTCCCAATTTGAAGGCATCGTGAAATTCTCTAACAGCCGCAATTTTGTTTTTCATAGTGTGGTTTTAAGATTGTACTTTTGTCTTCGTAAATCTACAATTTATGTTTAGCACCTCCCAATTAATTTTCGCGATATGTTTTCTTATCGGGTTTGTAATTTTAATGATTTTCAGCTACCGAAAAGATAAAAAATTGCATAAGAAACATTACAAGGGCAGTTTTTGGGTTTTGATAGGGTTTATTGTTTTTGTGTTAGCATTAATAGCTATAAAGTCTTATTTAAAGGGGTAAATCACTTCCTATCGTTTTTCTTGCCGATTAAAATCCACTTTTGGACTCTTATTATTTTCGAAGACTATATTTAAGATTAAAGAATACCCGGTAAAGGGTATTTTAAGTTTATAAGAAAATTATAAATTGCATCAAAGAAATCACATGTGTAATTTCTGCGAATCGGTTTTATTGAACCACTCTTTATTCTTGTTTTAATATCTTTAGTGGCTTATAATTAACAGCAGCCGAACAACCTATTAAAAATCAAGGAAAAGCCTAAAAAGTGGAAAATATCTTCAACAATGAAATAAGCATCTTAATTGAAATCTCA
This genomic stretch from Ulvibacter sp. MAR_2010_11 harbors:
- a CDS encoding branched-chain amino acid aminotransferase is translated as MSSITQDKVSIKKIASTRIHEVDFNNLVFGKSFSDHMFECDFKNGEWQNPIIRPYGPLTISPAAKVFHYGQAVFEGMKAFKDDNGKVFLFRPEDNLIRINKSSKRMAIPEFPKDLFFEALHKLLELDSAWVKPGVGNSLYLRPFAMATEVGVSASPSNEYKFIILLSPVNAYYSGDVRVLIAEKYSRSANGGVGFAKAAGNYGAQFYPTNLAREKGFQQVIWTDANEHEYLEEAGTMNVFFRINDTLITAPTGDRILDGVTRKSVIALAKHDGITVEERPLSVTELVAAAKDGSLKEIFGSGTAAVISPVSAFGYKEKVFDLEKQENGYATRFKKELMDIQYNRSEDPFGWRYEV
- a CDS encoding nucleoside triphosphate pyrophosphohydrolase family protein, producing MKNKIAAVREFHDAFKLGSRETPKADLGEPKNLLRYKLMREENEEYLEAANNNDLVEVADALGDMLYILCGTIIEHGMQHKIEEVFTEIQRSNMSKLGADGKPIYREDGKVLKGPNYFKPNIQAILDK